One genomic region from Equus asinus isolate D_3611 breed Donkey chromosome 8, EquAss-T2T_v2, whole genome shotgun sequence encodes:
- the LOC106843473 gene encoding olfactory receptor 12D3-like, whose amino-acid sequence MENITTMNEFLLLELTSIQDLQPIIFMTFLILYMIDLFGNGSILVIVISEPRLHSPMYFFLGNLSCLDICYSSVTLPKLMSNLISTHKAISFLGCITQIHFFHFLGCTEAILLAMMGFDRFVAICYPLRYTVIMNPQVCILLAAVAWFTSFIYALMHSVMTAHLNFCHSQKLNYFFCDVKPLLELACGDIGLNQWLIYIVTCSLAMAACFLTLLSYFYIIGFLLFKNRSCKVLHKALSTCASHFMVVSLFYGTVALTYITPASATSVIQERFVAIIHTTVTPMLNPLIYTLRNKEVMLALRRVFGKKLKQFA is encoded by the coding sequence ATGGAAAATATCACTACAATGAATGAGTTTCTTTTGCTGGAACTAACCTCCATTCAGGATCTGCAGCCGATAATCTTTATGACCTTCCTCATTCTATACATGATAGACCTGTTTGGAAATGGATCCATATTAGTGATTGTCATCTCAGAGCCAAGACTCCACTCccctatgtatttttttctgggaaatcTTTCTTGTCTGGATATCTGCTATTCTTCAGTGACACTGCCCAAACTAATGTCTAACCTTATCTCCACTCATAAGGCCATTTCTTTCCTAGGCTGCATCACTCAGATACACTTCTTCCACTTTCTGGGCTGCACTGAGGCGATCTTGCTGGCCATGATGGGCTTTGATCGATTTGTGGCCATCTGCTACCCACTTCGCTACACTGTCATCATGAACCCCCAGGTGTGTATTCTCTTGGCAGCTGTGGCCTGGTTCACCAGCTTCATTTATGCACTGATGCATTCTGTTATGACTGCACACCTAAACTTTTGCCATTCCCAGAAACTCAACTACTTTTTCTGTGATGTGAAACCCCTCTTAGAATTGGCTTGTGGGGACATAGGGCTCAATCAGTGGCTCATTTATATTGTCACTTGCAGCTTAGCAATGGCAGCATGCTTTCTCACCCTCCTCTCTTACTTCTATATTATTGGCTTTCTTCTGTTCAAGAACCGGAGCTGCAAGGTACTCCACAAAGCTCTGTCCACTTGTGCCTCTCATTTCATGGTGGTATCTCTCTTTTATGGAACTGTGGCACTCACCTACATTACCCCTGCCTCTGCCACCTCTGTAATACAGGAACGGTTTGTGGCCATCATACACACCACTGTCACCCCAATGCTGAATCCACTGATATACACCCTTAGGAATAAGGAAGTGATGTTGGCTCTGAGGAGAGTCTTtgggaagaaactgaagcagTTTGCCTAA